A window of Candidatus Liberimonas magnetica genomic DNA:
AGTTGCGCTGTAGGTCTGGTTCAGAGCATTTCCTGAAATGTCATATTTATTTATATTGCCTGATCCCAGGTAATTAACACCGATGCCTAGCACTCCGCCAAATCCTTCATGGCAATATGCGGCGTAATCAAATGATATATCCTGAAACCATAAAGCGTGCATCAGGGTCAACTCAGCATTTCCTTTTATTTGAGTAAGCCCCGCCGGGTTCCAGTATATGGCATTTATCTCATCTGATACACCTGTATAGGCGCTCCCCATAGCAACAGCCCTTGCCCCAAGCCCGAGTTTTAAAAACTGAGCGCTTGCCATTTTATTTGCTGCAAACGATAAAGATATGCATAAAATTTGAATAAGAAAAGTCAATGCTATTTTTCTTATCATCAATAACTCCCTTTTTACTCTCTCACCTCTCTTATAAGGCAGGGTGAGCAAGCAATGCTAAGAAAATGCCTTTTGGCAACGACTTGAACTTTTAGGAGTTGCCAAAGTGAAGTGAGCCTGCAACGGCGAACGTCTTTTCGTGCATTGTTTGCTCACCCTGTACATTTTACCTTATTATCCCAAACTTCCCTTTAGCTTTTTCGCCGTTTGCATTCGTGATTAAATATATGTATATACCGCTTGAAACTTTAGCGCCGTTTTCATCTATGGTGTCCCATTGGTAATAGTCAACAGTTGCGTCATTTTTGTTTATGGTCTTTACAAGCATTCCATTATATGTATATATTTTTATTGTTACCTTATGTGTTAGTTTTTTGAAAGTTATAGTGCTTGCATCAAACAACCCGCCGCTTCCAGGTTTTAGCGGGTTGGGATAAACAAAAACACTGTTTAGATCAGTAGTTGGGGGAGGAAGGACCACAGTTTGTTGCTGAGCAGCAGAACCTGAATCTGCTTTAAAAGACGGGCTCTCGGCATTACCGGATGCAGTTTGACCTACTGTGGCAACAACCTGGTAACTTGGAGAAGTGCCTGTGCCTCCTGCAGCTGTCATAAGAGGCCCTGTCAATATATAATTCGTTCCAACCATGGCTGCAGCAAAAAGTACCGGTACGATAAAAAGCATTAATACCGTAGTAGAAGTCGGTTTTCTAAAGCTAAAAAACATACAAAGCTCCTAACCAAATCCCACCTACGCGGTGGGACACGGTTTATTTCATTTTTATAAATACTCTGCCGTCGCTGAGGATATAGCCTACGAAAACTCCGTCTTTGGTTCTCACTTCCCTGTCACTCAGATTAACCATATCTTTATTAACTCTTAATTTGCCCATAAGCGCAACTAAAATGTGGCCCATCTCCATCTCGTCATCCGTTTTATTGTCCGGCTTATCGCCCACAAATCCCGGTTTGCCTGAACATATCCCTAAAAGGGCGTCGCCTTCAACATATTTCCTTGCCCTGCCGGTCCTGACGTTAAGCCCGACTATATCTCCTGGCATTACTGACCCGCTTTCTTTCTCAAACCACTCAGCGTAATCAGCTCCGGAAGATACTAATATCTTATCCTTTTTTCCTACGGGAATTAAAATACTACAAACAGAAATTATGATAAAAAAACCAAATATTATTCCGCTTTTCATAAAAATGTAAAACTCGGAAATTTTACGGATAGGGATTTGTGACTGTATAGGTAACTACAACACCATATAATCTCACAATATTTCCACCTGTAGCAGGATGCATATAAACATGGACATAATAGGTATTTGCCGTATTATCTATTTGTGCACTTACAATGGTTGATGTATTTTGTGATGTAAGACTGGTGGCTCCTGTAAATGATACTTCTGCCATATTTGTCCAAACACCAGAACCAGTAAAATCAAACTTATACATATCTACAAGTACTTTATCTGTTGCTTGAACCGTAGAAAATATTGCTTTTAAATTAGTAACTATAGCGCCATTAGGAAGACAAAGAGGAGCGATCCCATTTATATCTTGCGCCCCATTGATTGTAACATACCCTCTGGTTGAAATGCTTACCATTCCGGAAGTAAATCCAATAAAGGTAGTAGCAGGTATCGTATAATACCTCGTAACAGCTGTCATAGAATACCCGCCTGCATTTATTTCACCTACAGCCTTTATAGAATACGCTGGTGTCGGGAGAGTGCCTATGCCAAGATAACAGCCTCCTCCCAGCCACACAGAAGTTGACGGTGAAATAATCGAAACCGATTGGTTAAATATAGTAGATGAGGAAAATTTAACAAGCCCATTAAATGTGCTTTTATCAACAGTATAAATACCTTTTAACATGCTAACATTGCCTGAAAATGTACTTTTTCCGGCTACGGTCATTGTCGCAGTATTTATACCTTGACCTGCCGTTAAAGTCCTCCCCAAAGTGCAGGGCCCGCTGACAGACAAATTATTGTTCACAGACAAATTTCCTGCAACATTAACCTGGTTATTTACAGATTTGAGAGTCAAAGTTGTATTATTGCTTTGAATATTATTAGCATGGACATAACTTGAAACAAATACGGCATTTGATACCGTCATTGACGACGCATATATGCCTTGATTTGCTGTCGTAAGTTTTGCAAATGTATTCGCACCATTAAATGTATTATTTAAATTTAATATTCCGCTTCCGCCGGATATTGATGAATCCACATAGCTTTTCGTTGCGGCTTCCTGTGCATTTGTCGGATCTGCAAGGCTGATGATTTTTTTACTCGTCATATCAAGAGTTCCGCCGATACTTACATTGCCAGTGACACCCAGGGTACCTGATACTGAGGCAGAGGTTGAAATCGTAACCATTTTTGTAAATGTGTTCTGACCAGAATAAGTGTTTGTGGAATAAATCACGCCGTTATTTCTTGGGACATACTTGGCTGAGATTGAGTCCGAGCCGCCTTCGTAATGAGTTACCGCATGAGGAGCCGGCGCAAGCCCGGTATGAGTATGTATGCCGCCGATAGGAATACTGCCTCCTGTACTTAGAAGCAGCCAGTACGGATTAGAGGTGCTTATTATAGTATTATAGATAGCAAAATTTAAATCACTTTTTGTTATCGTTCCGTTTTTTATATGTGTTGAAGTGACTACTTCTGCAGCATCGTTCCTTATGAACTGAGACCCGTGCAATCCGTCGACTTTATCCGCATTAAAACCTTTTGCGCTTGCGTCGATATTTGAAGCCAGGTCGCTTACCGTAATCGTTCCGTCAATAATTTGATAGCTTCCTATAGTGTTTGCCCCTACGCCGTTATCAAGCCCGGTGGGTTTATTTTTCACGTCAGCCCAGTTCACGCTTTGAGCAAAAACAGCGGTTGAGGCCTTTAACGAATAAAACGAATACGCGGTAGGAACAAGCCTGTACCTGGGGCTCAAGGTCTCATTGCCTATGGTCACAGAAAGCCAGCAAGGATAACTGAATTCAATATTCAACGGCGTTACCTCGCCCAGGTAAACATTGTAAAACCCGCTTGAATCCAGAGTTACCGTCTGAGTTTCATTCCACAAGACCGTACCGTCCGTCCCTAAATCGTATATCTTAAAAATTATTTCCTTGGAGCCTGTTACGGCCTGGCCGGATGCATTGGTTAGCCTTCCCTGAAAACCTATGAGTTTGGGGACTGCGCAATAGAGTTTTAGGAAACTGCCTGTAAAAAGTAGTGTAAAAATCGTTAATACGATAAAACGGGATTTTCTTGCCATTTTAAACCCTCCTGGAATTCTTAAGCTATTGTTTTTGTTAATCGTTTATTTTAATTTCGGCCCGCTAAAAAACTATTTTATTTTACACGAAAAGTATATCAGTATTAGCAATAATTGTCAACACATTTTCAATGTGTTTTTAGTCACATAATTAATCGCCTCTGTTAGTTTATTTAGATTTTTCAAGGATTTCTGGGATATATTCTTCCAGACCGATAGCCATTATATGCACACCGTCAGCACATTTTCTTAATTCTCTTATCATTTCGGCGCAGATATTTATCCCCTCTTTTAACGGGTCTTTTGCTTTTTCTATTCTTTCAACAGCCGCCTTTGGAATGTTAACTCCGGGAAGCCCTGCCATAATTTTTATAAATTGGGCAGATTTAAGAAGAATAACTCCTGGCATTATCTTTGTATTTAAATGCTTTGTTTTTTCAAGGAATATTTTGTATTGTTCAATGTCATAGACCGGCTGGGTTTGAAAAAATACGGCGCCTGCATTTATCTTTTTTTCCATCATCATTATTTGAAGCTCTATCGGGTCAGCTGTCGGGTTTACTACCGCCCCAAGACAAAACCTCGGAGAGCCTTTTAATTTTTTGCCTGCCATATCAACTCCTGATTCAAGGGTCCGGGCAGCTTTCAAGAGCTGGGTTGAATCAAGGTCATAGACAGGTTTTGCATCTTTGTATTCGCCAATGCTGTTGTGGTCTCCACTTATGATCAAAACGTTTTCTATGCCTAAAACGTATGCGCTTAAGAGGTCTGATTGAAGAGCTATGCGGTTCCTGTCGCGGCAGGCCATCTGAAGGATAGGCTCATACCCTTTTTCTTTTAAAAGCCTGCACGTGGCAAGAGAGCCGAGCCTCATGGATGCGCGCTGGTTATCCGTCACGTTTATACCGTCAACTAAAGAACCTATCAAGTCAGCACGTCTTAGCAGGTCTTCGACATCAACACCTTTGGGAGGAAAGAGCTCTGCGGTAATTATAAATTCGTTTGACTTCAGTTTCTGGCAAAGTTTGCTTGTCACAAAATAGTCTCCACAGTATTGATAATTTAATGCAAATTGAAAATTGCAGAGTGCAAAATACAAATTTTAACTACCTTTAAATTATTTTTAATTCTTGTTTTGCAGTTTCAATTTTTCAATTTGCATTTTGCAATTTTCATTAGTATTTCTACAGTTTCCGGCTATTATCTAATTTTTTTGGCTTAGAGTGTTTTCTCGGTTCCATAAAAACCTTAAAAATATTTTCTTTTTTATTTATCTTGTTTAATTTATTATATATCAGCACCCACGCACAATCCAGTTCAGGGTCAACCTCGCATTTGCCGTTTACAGCGCCGCCGCACGGGCCGTTCATAAGGCTCTTTGCGCATCTTGCAACAGGGCATATCCCTCCGGTACTGTCTATGATACACTGCCCGCATATGGAACAAAACTCGTTATAAACGCCGATGCGTTCTATACTGCCCACAAAAACAGGGTCTAATGCCGGTAATAAAGGTTTATCCACTATCTTTTCTATCGCCTGAACCCCTCCTCCGCACGCAAGGACAAGTAGCGCTTCGCTTCTTTTAACTTCTGGCAATTTCGCCAGGTCCTTTTTTACTATGCGCATATCGCACGGCGTATCAAGGACGATAAAACCCGTAACTTCCTTGTTTTCTTTTTTTAACTCTTCTATCATATTTTTTACCTGTTCTTCGCCGCCGGTCTGGCATTTGGCAGCGCAGGCAGCACACCCTACTACAAATATTCTTTTATAGGATTTTATGTTGGAAAGGATTTCGCTGAAAGGTTTTGAGGTAGTTATTATCATTTTGCGCCTATTTTGAGTCCGTTGAAAAAGTCATCAACGGTCTTGATCCCAGTGATTTTAAACTGCGATTACAGTGATACATCAACGATAAATAATCACTGGCATCTTGCAGTTAATCACCGTAATCAAAGATTGTTGGGGTTTTCCAACACTCTTATTTTTGATACAGCTTTGGCAAACCCAAGTTTAAAGATATTTGAAACCACGTTTAAGGCT
This region includes:
- a CDS encoding T9SS type A sorting domain-containing protein, giving the protein MFFSFRKPTSTTVLMLFIVPVLFAAAMVGTNYILTGPLMTAAGGTGTSPSYQVVATVGQTASGNAESPSFKADSGSAAQQQTVVLPPPTTDLNSVFVYPNPLKPGSGGLFDASTITFKKLTHKVTIKIYTYNGMLVKTINKNDATVDYYQWDTIDENGAKVSSGIYIYLITNANGEKAKGKFGIIR
- a CDS encoding methylenetetrahydrofolate reductase; this translates as MTSKLCQKLKSNEFIITAELFPPKGVDVEDLLRRADLIGSLVDGINVTDNQRASMRLGSLATCRLLKEKGYEPILQMACRDRNRIALQSDLLSAYVLGIENVLIISGDHNSIGEYKDAKPVYDLDSTQLLKAARTLESGVDMAGKKLKGSPRFCLGAVVNPTADPIELQIMMMEKKINAGAVFFQTQPVYDIEQYKIFLEKTKHLNTKIMPGVILLKSAQFIKIMAGLPGVNIPKAAVERIEKAKDPLKEGINICAEMIRELRKCADGVHIMAIGLEEYIPEILEKSK
- a CDS encoding methylenetetrahydrofolate reductase C-terminal domain-containing protein — translated: MIITTSKPFSEILSNIKSYKRIFVVGCAACAAKCQTGGEEQVKNMIEELKKENKEVTGFIVLDTPCDMRIVKKDLAKLPEVKRSEALLVLACGGGVQAIEKIVDKPLLPALDPVFVGSIERIGVYNEFCSICGQCIIDSTGGICPVARCAKSLMNGPCGGAVNGKCEVDPELDCAWVLIYNKLNKINKKENIFKVFMEPRKHSKPKKLDNSRKL